The following coding sequences are from one Granulicella sp. L56 window:
- a CDS encoding RNA polymerase sigma factor produces MSTLSKTDTLAAPLRWIEEDDAAMGEEEFQALYEATARPLLAYLTGVTGRRDVADDVLQETYCRFLVRQPAAMADDHARRYLFRIATNLLRDQWRRNEEWQAVDEEPLPDASAPDLNLQMDVRRAMRALKPRERELLWLAYVEGMSHAEIAESTGLNAMSVRLLLFRARRRAAALLRPEEEKA; encoded by the coding sequence ATGTCTACCCTCTCAAAGACCGACACGCTGGCGGCACCGCTTCGATGGATCGAAGAGGACGATGCCGCCATGGGCGAGGAGGAGTTTCAGGCGCTGTACGAAGCGACGGCGCGGCCCCTGCTGGCCTATCTGACGGGCGTGACCGGGCGCAGGGACGTTGCCGATGATGTGTTGCAGGAGACTTATTGCCGGTTTCTGGTGCGGCAGCCGGCGGCGATGGCAGACGATCATGCGCGGCGGTATCTGTTTCGGATTGCGACTAATCTGCTTCGTGATCAGTGGCGCAGAAATGAGGAATGGCAAGCGGTGGACGAGGAGCCTCTGCCGGATGCAAGCGCGCCCGACCTGAATCTGCAGATGGATGTGCGCCGGGCGATGCGTGCGCTGAAGCCGAGGGAGCGGGAGCTGTTGTGGCTGGCGTACGTCGAGGGAATGAGTCATGCTGAGATTGCGGAGTCGACAGGGCTGAACGCGATGAGCGTTCGGCTGCTGCTGTTTCGGGCGCGGCGAAGGGCGGCGGCGTTGC